The following coding sequences are from one Hyphomicrobiales bacterium window:
- a CDS encoding outer membrane protein assembly factor, whose product MLLGAIPLVSAGQAQAFELFGVQLFGAADDEDAAEFSIGVPLPYEVEVTIAADVSGEADLDENALRSASALWRGRDDPALGSSGLLADARGDYRRILGALYAQGHYGGTISIRVNGQEAATIEPDADLSAPAMVAIRVDPGPLYRFGNLQIVNAAPATSDPRDEVPTLLEIGFVPGAPARSGVIRQAEQAAIQAWREQGHALAERGDRSVEADHRTRTVDVVLTLAPDGRATYGALTVEGAERMDPEFIAYMADLPPGQEYDPDDIDEANARLTALEVFRSVRIEQAAALATDGSLPQTIFVQEMPLRRIGAGGSVSSVDGLGLEAYWLHRNLFGRAERLRLDGRISGINSADPEDFTYRLGAAFTKPGVITPDTRLIAALEAEREVLEAYDRTSISGELGLEHPFTPELTGRFAIEGRHAHFDDAVFGQREFTSAGFEARLTYDSRDMPTDATSGFFMEGAVEPFYEFSRGNPGVVVSAEGRAYQSLGFDDRLVLAGRLKVASLVGPSIADTAPDRLFLAGGGGSVRGYEYRNIGVTQPGGQITAGRFLMEGSAELRARVTDTLGVVAFADFGHVADDSLSDFDEDIRVGVGGGIRYLTPLGPIRLDVATPLDPRAGDPDVAVYLGIGQAF is encoded by the coding sequence ATGCTCCTAGGCGCGATCCCGCTGGTCTCGGCCGGGCAGGCCCAGGCGTTTGAGCTGTTTGGCGTGCAGCTGTTCGGTGCTGCCGATGACGAGGATGCCGCCGAGTTCAGCATTGGTGTGCCGCTGCCCTATGAGGTCGAAGTCACAATCGCTGCTGATGTATCCGGCGAGGCTGACCTCGATGAGAATGCATTGCGCTCGGCCTCAGCCCTTTGGCGTGGCCGCGACGACCCAGCCCTCGGGTCTTCAGGTCTGCTCGCCGACGCCCGTGGCGATTATCGCCGCATTTTGGGTGCGCTCTACGCGCAAGGCCATTATGGCGGCACCATCTCGATCCGTGTGAACGGCCAGGAAGCGGCGACCATCGAGCCCGATGCTGATTTGAGCGCCCCGGCCATGGTGGCGATCCGTGTCGATCCCGGTCCGCTCTACCGATTTGGCAATCTGCAGATCGTCAACGCTGCACCGGCGACCTCCGATCCGCGCGATGAAGTGCCGACTCTCTTGGAAATCGGGTTCGTTCCGGGCGCGCCCGCCCGATCCGGCGTGATCCGCCAGGCCGAGCAAGCCGCGATTCAAGCCTGGCGTGAGCAGGGACATGCTCTGGCCGAACGCGGCGATCGCTCCGTTGAAGCCGATCACCGCACGCGCACCGTCGATGTCGTGCTCACCTTGGCGCCCGATGGCCGCGCGACCTATGGCGCGCTGACGGTAGAAGGCGCGGAGCGGATGGACCCTGAGTTCATCGCTTACATGGCCGATCTGCCGCCAGGCCAAGAGTATGACCCCGATGACATCGACGAAGCCAATGCCCGGCTCACGGCGCTTGAAGTATTCCGCTCTGTGCGCATCGAGCAGGCCGCAGCTTTAGCGACCGATGGCAGCCTGCCGCAGACCATCTTCGTGCAGGAAATGCCGCTGCGCCGCATCGGTGCCGGCGGCAGCGTTTCCTCCGTCGATGGCCTCGGCCTGGAAGCCTATTGGCTGCATCGCAACCTGTTTGGCCGGGCCGAAAGATTGCGGCTCGATGGGCGCATCTCGGGCATCAACAGCGCCGACCCGGAAGACTTCACCTATCGCTTGGGCGCGGCTTTCACCAAGCCTGGCGTCATCACGCCCGATACGCGCCTGATCGCCGCCTTGGAGGCCGAGCGCGAAGTTCTGGAAGCCTACGACCGAACGTCGATCTCTGGCGAACTGGGGCTGGAACACCCATTCACGCCAGAACTCACCGGACGTTTCGCCATCGAAGGCCGCCACGCCCACTTCGACGATGCGGTTTTTGGCCAGCGCGAGTTCACCAGTGCGGGCTTCGAAGCGCGCTTGACCTATGACAGTCGCGACATGCCGACGGACGCCACGTCCGGCTTCTTCATGGAAGGGGCGGTTGAGCCGTTCTACGAGTTTTCGCGCGGCAATCCTGGCGTGGTGGTGTCGGCCGAAGGTCGCGCCTATCAATCCTTGGGCTTCGATGACCGTTTGGTCTTGGCGGGCCGATTGAAAGTTGCTTCGCTTGTCGGCCCGTCGATTGCCGATACGGCACCGGATCGGCTGTTCCTGGCGGGCGGTGGTGGATCGGTGCGTGGCTATGAGTACCGCAATATCGGCGTCACCCAGCCAGGCGGGCAGATCACCGCCGGGCGGTTCCTGATGGAAGGATCGGCCGAGTTGCGCGCCCGGGTCACCGACACACTTGGCGTGGTGGCCTTTGCTGATTTCGGTCACGTTGCCGACGACAGCCTGTCGGACTTCGATGAAGACATTCGCGTCGGCGTTGGCGGCGGCATCCGCTATCTGACGCCGCTTGGCCCCATCCGCCTCGACGTCGCAACCCCGCTCGATCCTCGCGCCGGTGATCCGGATGTCGCCGTCTATCTCGGCATAGGGCAGGCGTTCTGA
- a CDS encoding tripartite tricarboxylate transporter TctB family protein, giving the protein MSEPNPTPTADAPSHRTDMVLGLVVTALGSAILIGALAMPRFEHRSADPLTVPGIAPGLLGAIILVLGLILTVRGARRQSSDGRLSITSWSPQAIRRTLFTLGALLVYGFALFGKLPFVPATAAFIFAFTVGVELMREDRRSSLAKTIIGAAVLALVASLVIWAVFSEIFLIQLPG; this is encoded by the coding sequence ATGAGCGAGCCAAACCCGACTCCAACTGCAGACGCCCCGTCGCACCGCACCGACATGGTCCTCGGCCTGGTCGTGACAGCCCTTGGGTCAGCCATTCTGATCGGCGCGCTCGCCATGCCGCGTTTTGAACATCGCTCCGCTGATCCGTTGACGGTGCCGGGCATCGCGCCAGGCCTGCTCGGCGCGATCATTCTGGTCCTGGGGCTCATTCTGACGGTGCGCGGCGCCCGCCGCCAAAGCAGTGACGGACGGCTCTCGATCACCAGCTGGTCGCCACAGGCCATTCGGCGCACGCTGTTCACGCTGGGTGCGCTGCTCGTTTACGGCTTCGCGCTGTTTGGCAAACTGCCCTTTGTGCCGGCGACCGCCGCCTTCATTTTCGCCTTCACGGTTGGCGTTGAACTGATGCGCGAAGATCGCCGCTCATCGCTTGCCAAAACAATCATCGGCGCCGCCGTTCTCGCCTTGGTCGCGAGCCTGGTGATCTGGGCGGTGTTTTCCGAAATCTTCCTCATTCAACTGCCGGGATAG
- a CDS encoding Gfo/Idh/MocA family oxidoreductase produces the protein MSAPAAMTTVLLCGYGAFGARHHAAWSRLGARVIVCDPSEDARGRAKEAGVDAADIAAGMDDLLARADCVAIVTPPDTHLALAEQALAAGKPVLLEKPAVATLEEAHALVEARSRSGCVVQVNLVLRAHPMTMRALEVLEAGEIGHLALMEGRFCGWKRRHLAVGLEENDGVHFLDLMQLFAGASITRVGAHAVTLPSPQCADDMMLCTQHANGICGRLSLGMLMPGDGIDAFVPGAMTDKVLKLVGDRGCLTLDFNANRLTFQAVRFDQTETTIEVVPSRSWSEVFPGATPDHLLAASAQRFLAAIDGKEPPLVSLHDGALEIARVLAAIPTAREIAATRFVPIDRIAV, from the coding sequence ATGAGTGCGCCAGCGGCCATGACAACGGTTCTTCTGTGCGGGTATGGCGCCTTTGGGGCCCGCCACCACGCCGCCTGGTCGCGGCTCGGGGCCCGCGTGATTGTGTGCGACCCGAGTGAGGACGCGCGTGGACGGGCCAAGGAAGCCGGAGTCGACGCCGCCGATATTGCCGCCGGCATGGACGACCTGTTGGCGCGTGCCGATTGCGTCGCCATCGTCACACCGCCGGACACCCATCTTGCGCTCGCCGAACAGGCACTTGCCGCCGGCAAACCGGTCCTATTGGAAAAGCCTGCCGTTGCGACGCTTGAGGAAGCGCACGCTTTGGTCGAAGCGCGCTCGCGCAGCGGATGCGTGGTGCAAGTCAATCTGGTGCTGCGGGCCCACCCCATGACGATGCGAGCCCTTGAGGTGCTGGAGGCCGGAGAAATTGGCCATCTTGCGCTGATGGAAGGTCGGTTCTGCGGCTGGAAACGGCGGCATCTCGCCGTCGGCCTGGAAGAAAATGACGGCGTGCATTTTTTGGATCTGATGCAGCTGTTCGCAGGCGCCAGCATCACGCGGGTGGGGGCCCATGCGGTCACACTGCCCTCGCCTCAATGCGCCGATGATATGATGCTTTGCACTCAGCACGCCAATGGCATTTGCGGACGGCTGTCGCTTGGCATGCTGATGCCCGGCGATGGCATCGACGCCTTCGTTCCCGGCGCCATGACCGACAAGGTGCTGAAACTGGTCGGCGATCGCGGGTGCCTGACGCTAGATTTCAACGCCAACCGGTTGACCTTCCAGGCCGTCCGGTTCGACCAAACTGAAACGACGATTGAGGTCGTGCCCTCGCGTTCTTGGAGCGAGGTGTTTCCCGGTGCGACGCCGGACCATCTGCTTGCCGCCAGTGCCCAACGCTTTCTCGCCGCCATTGATGGCAAAGAACCGCCTCTCGTGTCCCTGCATGACGGCGCCCTGGAGATCGCGCGGGTGCTCGCCGCGATCCCGACAGCCCGCGAGATTGCCGCCACCCGTTTCGTCCCGATTGATAGGATTGCGGTATGA
- a CDS encoding NAD(P)-dependent oxidoreductase, with the protein MTPHPTAIADEAMLDNMLSTPSDALAETLAGLDGDITILGVGGKMGPTLARMAKRAAPSKRVIGVARFSDPKVRSELESQGIETVACDLLNETAVNGLEKTTNVVFMAGRKFGSEGNQPLTWAMNVHVPAIVAQAFKDSRIAVFSTACVYAFADVTDPGAKEGDPLTPPGEYANSCIGRERLFEHFANVYGTKVSLLRLSYAIDLRYGVLHDIGRSVLAGEPVQVDSGHCNIIWQRDANDIALRTLALADNPAVPLNLSGPKVESVRAMAHAFGKHFGKEPIFAGEEQSQAWIVDTTKQQELYGEPGVSTETMIGWVADWLQRGGKTLGKPTHFEVRDGAY; encoded by the coding sequence ATGACTCCCCACCCAACCGCCATTGCCGATGAGGCCATGCTCGATAACATGCTGTCCACGCCGAGCGATGCGCTTGCCGAAACGCTGGCCGGGCTTGATGGCGACATCACCATTTTGGGTGTTGGCGGCAAAATGGGGCCTACCTTGGCGCGGATGGCGAAGCGCGCCGCGCCGAGCAAACGGGTTATCGGCGTTGCACGGTTTTCCGACCCCAAAGTGCGATCGGAGCTTGAGTCTCAGGGCATTGAAACGGTGGCCTGCGACCTGCTCAACGAGACGGCTGTCAACGGGTTGGAAAAAACCACCAATGTCGTCTTCATGGCCGGGCGCAAATTCGGATCTGAGGGCAACCAACCGCTGACCTGGGCGATGAATGTTCATGTTCCTGCAATCGTCGCGCAAGCTTTCAAAGACTCGCGAATTGCGGTCTTTTCAACAGCCTGCGTCTACGCATTCGCCGATGTGACCGACCCCGGCGCAAAAGAGGGCGATCCGCTAACGCCGCCTGGCGAATATGCCAATTCCTGCATCGGCCGCGAGCGCTTGTTTGAACACTTCGCCAATGTATACGGCACCAAGGTCTCGCTGCTGCGCCTCTCCTACGCCATCGATCTGCGTTATGGCGTGCTGCACGATATCGGTCGCTCCGTGCTGGCAGGCGAGCCGGTTCAGGTCGATAGCGGACACTGCAACATCATCTGGCAGCGCGATGCCAATGATATCGCCTTGCGCACCTTGGCTTTGGCCGACAATCCGGCCGTTCCACTCAATCTTTCCGGGCCGAAAGTGGAAAGCGTGCGCGCGATGGCGCATGCGTTCGGCAAACATTTTGGCAAGGAACCGATCTTTGCCGGCGAGGAACAGTCGCAAGCCTGGATCGTCGACACGACCAAGCAGCAAGAGCTTTACGGCGAACCCGGTGTTTCGACCGAAACCATGATCGGCTGGGTGGCCGACTGGCTGCAGCGCGGCGGCAAAACGCTTGGCAAACCAACCCATTTTGAGGTGCGCGATGGCGCTTACTGA
- a CDS encoding sigma-70 family RNA polymerase sigma factor, translating into MSAAVKKQFIDAIPALRAFARSLCGNAVRADDLVQEALAKALTKIDSFQEGSNAQAWLITILRNQYFSEGRKRRREVEDGDGHFAATLVTPGRQQDNLEVKDLMSALQMIADEKREALLLVTASGYSYEEAAEIMDTKPGTVKSRVSRARAELEELMNGSHELSGSPSVQAQSAREISDAFDRGAAA; encoded by the coding sequence ATGAGCGCTGCGGTCAAAAAGCAATTCATCGATGCCATCCCGGCTTTGCGGGCGTTCGCGCGCTCGCTTTGCGGCAATGCGGTGCGCGCCGACGATCTGGTCCAGGAAGCCTTGGCCAAGGCGCTGACCAAGATCGATTCCTTCCAAGAGGGGTCCAACGCGCAAGCTTGGCTGATCACTATCCTGCGCAACCAATATTTCTCTGAAGGCCGCAAGCGTCGCCGTGAGGTTGAAGATGGCGATGGCCATTTTGCCGCCACGCTTGTCACGCCTGGCCGCCAGCAGGACAATCTGGAAGTCAAAGACCTCATGTCCGCGTTGCAAATGATCGCCGATGAAAAGCGCGAGGCGCTGCTCCTGGTTACCGCCAGCGGTTACTCCTATGAAGAGGCCGCCGAGATCATGGATACCAAACCCGGCACTGTGAAAAGCCGGGTGTCGCGTGCGCGCGCTGAACTTGAAGAGCTAATGAATGGCTCGCACGAGCTCTCCGGTTCACCAAGCGTCCAGGCCCAATCGGCGCGCGAAATCTCCGACGCTTTCGATCGCGGAGCGGCTGCTTGA
- a CDS encoding tripartite tricarboxylate transporter permease: MDGVSQFLSAALAIGASPQMLYVFGATFLGIVVGMIPGLTATLGVALVATLTFTMAQDVAILVLVCVYIGAIYGGSRSAILLNIPGTPANAATALDGHQLAVQGKAGDAMVIATIGSFLGTVVGMIGLAMIAPLLAEFALEFTSFEFFWLAIFGIVICGQLTAMGDPLKGWIAGFFGLAVAMVGQESIHAYSRYTYGWQDLEGGLGLLPVLVGAFGCAEVLSVMRNRASEMVEHVARTSRASFFAFTKYTKTWMRSGLIGTFMGVVPGVGEDMGAWVSLAAARRASKTPEKIGKGSVEGLLAAETGNNAAVPGAFVPVLTLAIPGSAPAAVLLAAMVIHGLRPGPLIMITQPDFFYSIVAMVFWASLAMLVLGLLMTRPLLMILKVRREWLMGVIFVLCVVGAFAIASRPFDVGVMICFGILGFLMRETGFPVAPMILGVVLGPILDSNLRRSLALSQGDPLDFVTRPISAVIAGLVLLSILLALPGVRRAIASAHQQLFNRSKRVSE; the protein is encoded by the coding sequence ATGGACGGTGTCAGCCAGTTCTTGTCGGCTGCCCTGGCAATCGGGGCATCGCCCCAAATGCTTTACGTCTTCGGTGCAACGTTCCTGGGCATCGTAGTCGGCATGATCCCGGGGCTGACGGCGACGCTCGGCGTCGCGCTGGTGGCCACCCTCACCTTCACCATGGCGCAGGATGTGGCGATCCTGGTGCTCGTTTGCGTCTATATCGGCGCGATTTATGGCGGCAGCCGCTCGGCCATTCTGCTCAACATTCCTGGAACACCCGCCAACGCAGCCACGGCACTCGACGGCCACCAATTGGCCGTTCAGGGCAAGGCGGGCGATGCAATGGTGATCGCCACCATCGGCTCGTTTCTGGGCACCGTGGTTGGCATGATTGGCTTGGCGATGATTGCGCCGCTGCTTGCTGAGTTCGCGCTGGAGTTCACCAGCTTTGAGTTCTTCTGGCTCGCCATTTTCGGCATCGTGATCTGCGGCCAGCTGACCGCCATGGGCGACCCGCTGAAAGGCTGGATCGCTGGGTTCTTTGGCCTGGCGGTCGCGATGGTTGGCCAGGAAAGCATCCACGCCTATTCGCGCTACACCTATGGCTGGCAGGATTTGGAAGGCGGGCTTGGCCTGCTGCCGGTGCTGGTCGGCGCGTTTGGTTGCGCTGAAGTGCTTTCGGTGATGCGCAACCGGGCCAGCGAGATGGTGGAGCATGTGGCGCGCACCTCGCGTGCGTCCTTCTTTGCGTTCACCAAATACACCAAGACCTGGATGCGCTCCGGCCTGATCGGCACGTTTATGGGAGTCGTTCCCGGTGTCGGCGAAGATATGGGCGCCTGGGTGTCATTGGCCGCCGCGCGGCGCGCCTCGAAGACCCCTGAAAAGATCGGCAAAGGCTCGGTGGAAGGGTTGCTGGCGGCCGAAACCGGCAACAATGCCGCCGTGCCAGGCGCGTTTGTGCCAGTTCTGACCTTGGCCATTCCGGGCTCAGCGCCCGCTGCCGTGCTGCTGGCCGCGATGGTGATCCATGGGCTTCGCCCAGGCCCGCTGATCATGATCACGCAACCCGATTTTTTCTACTCCATCGTCGCCATGGTTTTCTGGGCCAGCCTTGCAATGCTGGTTCTCGGTCTTTTGATGACGCGGCCTTTGCTGATGATCCTCAAAGTGCGGCGTGAATGGCTGATGGGCGTCATCTTCGTGCTCTGCGTGGTCGGCGCGTTTGCCATCGCCTCGCGTCCCTTTGATGTGGGCGTGATGATCTGCTTCGGCATTCTGGGCTTCCTGATGCGCGAGACGGGCTTTCCTGTCGCGCCGATGATCCTGGGCGTCGTGCTCGGACCAATCCTGGATTCCAACCTGCGCCGCAGCCTTGCGCTCAGCCAAGGCGATCCGCTCGACTTCGTCACCCGGCCCATCAGCGCGGTGATCGCAGGGCTGGTCCTGCTCTCCATCCTGCTTGCTTTGCCCGGGGTTCGACGCGCGATCGCCAGCGCCCATCAACAGCTGTTCAACCGATCAAAGAGAGTGAGTGAATGA
- a CDS encoding sugar phosphate isomerase/epimerase: MQLTLCNEVIRELDFAEQCRLAAGLGYVGLEVAPFTLSDDPCKLPKSERQRLRGHAADHGIIITGLHWLMNVPDGISLTSTDKAVQSKTRDHMLGLVELCHDLGGKVLVHGSPDQRPIHHAGSLEAAEEVALGHLTAAGDAAHAAGITYCLEPLAPALTDFVNTVAQAKDLVTRSGSKGLATMLDTSAAWGGESKSPAKILDRELPSGMIRHVHFNESNRRGPGQGEHCFMPIVRVLANHGYDGLIGIEPFDYHPDGPAAAALAAGYVEGLCEALHECTP; the protein is encoded by the coding sequence ATGCAACTGACGCTCTGTAACGAAGTGATCCGGGAGCTCGACTTCGCCGAGCAATGCCGGCTTGCGGCTGGTCTCGGTTATGTCGGTCTGGAGGTTGCACCGTTCACGCTGTCTGATGATCCCTGCAAGCTGCCAAAGAGCGAGCGGCAACGCCTGCGAGGCCACGCCGCCGATCACGGCATCATCATCACCGGACTGCACTGGCTCATGAACGTGCCCGATGGCATCTCTTTGACCAGCACAGACAAAGCGGTTCAGTCGAAGACACGCGATCACATGCTCGGCCTTGTCGAGCTGTGTCACGATCTCGGTGGCAAAGTCCTGGTTCACGGATCGCCTGACCAACGACCGATCCATCACGCCGGAAGCCTGGAAGCCGCTGAGGAGGTGGCCCTTGGTCATCTGACGGCAGCTGGCGATGCGGCGCACGCAGCAGGCATCACCTATTGTCTGGAACCGCTGGCACCTGCGCTGACCGATTTCGTCAACACGGTGGCGCAGGCAAAGGACCTGGTAACTCGATCCGGGTCCAAGGGCTTGGCGACCATGCTCGATACGTCGGCGGCCTGGGGCGGAGAAAGCAAGTCACCGGCCAAAATCCTCGATCGAGAGCTGCCAAGCGGCATGATCCGGCATGTGCATTTCAATGAGTCCAATCGGCGTGGCCCCGGCCAAGGCGAGCATTGCTTCATGCCGATCGTTCGGGTGCTCGCCAACCATGGTTACGACGGCCTGATCGGTATCGAGCCCTTCGACTACCACCCCGATGGCCCCGCCGCTGCGGCGCTTGCCGCCGGCTATGTCGAAGGCCTCTGCGAAGCGCTGCACGAGTGCACGCCATGA
- a CDS encoding tripartite tricarboxylate transporter substrate binding protein: MNTTYRFLGAVAAVSAMVVSAPVAQAEWQPDGPVSIVVPWSAGGSTDTVTRVLAGELTEALGQNVVIINQPGASGSVGTRSVWDAPHDGMMWAAGAAADLGAYPVLGMLDATLPDWRLYLHVANPGLISVPADSDIEDFGQLLEALQTSDEPLTVATAGLTSAGAIAMGAIEGAAEINYRQIVYEGGNPAVIATVAGETDFTSQTATEQVDMIRAERLRPLAVIASSPLELDGYGTVPPVTEWLPDVQSANNYFGIWIPADAPQDVLDTMDAVWENTIMSSEAMQAFAAERGALFDPSYGDAAQEAAMPMLSINAWQQYDGGTAENSPEDFGIPRP; the protein is encoded by the coding sequence ATGAACACAACATACCGTTTTTTAGGTGCCGTCGCGGCCGTGTCCGCCATGGTTGTCAGCGCGCCTGTCGCCCAAGCTGAATGGCAACCGGATGGACCTGTTTCCATCGTCGTGCCCTGGTCGGCTGGCGGTTCCACCGACACGGTGACCCGCGTGCTGGCCGGTGAACTCACCGAAGCGCTTGGGCAAAACGTGGTGATCATCAACCAGCCTGGTGCGTCCGGTTCCGTCGGTACGCGTTCGGTTTGGGATGCGCCCCATGACGGTATGATGTGGGCCGCTGGCGCGGCGGCAGACCTTGGCGCCTATCCGGTTCTTGGCATGCTCGACGCAACGCTGCCCGACTGGCGGCTTTACCTGCATGTGGCCAACCCTGGCTTGATCTCGGTCCCAGCTGACAGCGACATCGAAGACTTTGGCCAGTTGCTGGAAGCGCTGCAAACCTCTGACGAGCCACTCACGGTTGCCACCGCCGGCCTGACGTCGGCCGGTGCCATCGCCATGGGCGCGATCGAAGGAGCCGCTGAGATCAACTACCGCCAGATTGTCTATGAAGGCGGCAATCCAGCGGTGATCGCGACGGTGGCAGGCGAGACCGACTTCACCTCGCAAACCGCCACAGAACAGGTGGACATGATCCGCGCCGAACGACTGCGCCCACTGGCGGTGATCGCGTCCTCGCCGCTGGAACTTGATGGCTACGGCACCGTGCCGCCAGTCACTGAATGGCTTCCCGATGTTCAAAGCGCCAACAATTATTTTGGCATTTGGATCCCCGCCGACGCTCCGCAGGATGTGCTCGATACGATGGATGCCGTTTGGGAAAACACCATCATGAGTTCTGAGGCGATGCAGGCATTCGCGGCAGAACGCGGCGCGCTGTTTGACCCGTCCTACGGTGACGCAGCCCAGGAAGCGGCGATGCCGATGCTCAGCATCAATGCCTGGCAGCAATATGATGGCGGCACCGCTGAAAACAGCCCGGAAGACTTCGGCATTCCGCGCCCCTAA
- a CDS encoding TetR family transcriptional regulator, whose translation MALTEVRDAPATRNAAKSRQRILDAAETVFATRGLEGTRMAAIADLAGCNQALLYHYFASKDDLFTAVLEQTYAKIRAAEQKLELDDLQPMAAMQKLVEFSFDYVRDNPSFIKLINDENMHGAEHLKASDEARQLNTPLVDTIATILQAGVASGDFRNGVDPVQLYITIASLAYFFTSNRATLSVIFDLPDAKACFALRRAHIVEVVLGYLRTSRVT comes from the coding sequence ATGGCGCTTACTGAGGTTCGAGACGCTCCCGCAACGCGCAACGCGGCCAAGAGCCGCCAGCGCATCTTGGATGCCGCCGAGACGGTCTTCGCGACCAGAGGGCTGGAGGGCACGCGGATGGCGGCAATCGCTGATCTGGCCGGCTGCAACCAGGCGCTGCTCTATCACTATTTTGCCAGCAAGGACGATCTGTTTACCGCCGTCTTGGAACAGACCTACGCCAAGATCCGTGCTGCCGAACAGAAGCTTGAGCTTGATGATCTTCAACCTATGGCCGCAATGCAAAAGCTGGTTGAGTTTTCGTTCGATTATGTGCGCGACAATCCAAGCTTCATCAAACTGATCAATGACGAAAACATGCACGGCGCGGAACATCTGAAGGCGTCGGATGAAGCTCGGCAACTCAACACACCGCTGGTCGATACCATTGCAACCATCTTGCAGGCTGGAGTGGCGAGCGGCGATTTCCGCAATGGGGTCGATCCGGTACAGCTTTACATCACGATCGCAAGCTTGGCCTATTTCTTCACCTCCAACCGCGCCACGCTGTCGGTGATCTTCGACCTGCCTGACGCCAAGGCGTGTTTTGCCCTGCGGCGCGCGCACATCGTCGAGGTCGTGCTTGGCTATCTGCGCACTTCGCGTGTGACTTGA
- a CDS encoding DUF1328 domain-containing protein codes for MLGWALAFLVIAIIAAVLGFGGIAGAAASIAQIIFVVALVLLAVSAIMHFVRGRSV; via the coding sequence ATGCTTGGTTGGGCACTCGCATTTCTGGTTATCGCAATTATTGCTGCTGTTCTTGGCTTTGGCGGCATCGCCGGCGCCGCAGCGTCGATTGCGCAGATCATTTTTGTCGTCGCGCTGGTTCTGCTGGCCGTCTCGGCCATCATGCACTTCGTCCGTGGGCGAAGCGTCTAG
- a CDS encoding dihydrodipicolinate synthase family protein has product MINSTAWDKLRRGGVIPAHPLALDANRQLSECHQRALSRYYLDAGSIGLAVGVHTTQFEIRDHGLLRPVLELAAEEANAHPNEPFMVAGAIGKTDQAVEEAELARDLGYHAVLLSLAALKEASEDELIAHCEAVARVMPLVGFYLQPAVGGQTLRYEFWRRFAEIENVVAIKIAPFNRYKTLDVVRAVVDARAEERITLYTGNDDHIVADLLTEFAIPRDGQAVKVRIKGGLLGHWAVWTKRAVELLDEIHTNQAGRSTSEWLGLDARVTDSNGVLFDVRNDFAGCIAAIHEVLRRQGLLPGIWCLNPDETLGPGQMDEIERIYRDYPELNDDAFVTENLEKWLTP; this is encoded by the coding sequence ATGATCAACAGCACAGCTTGGGACAAACTTCGACGTGGTGGCGTCATTCCGGCTCATCCACTGGCGCTGGACGCCAATCGGCAACTCAGCGAATGCCATCAACGCGCGTTGTCGCGCTATTATTTGGATGCCGGTTCTATAGGGCTTGCAGTGGGTGTGCACACGACCCAGTTCGAAATTCGCGACCATGGCCTGCTGCGCCCGGTGCTGGAACTGGCCGCCGAGGAGGCAAATGCCCATCCAAACGAGCCGTTTATGGTTGCCGGGGCCATCGGCAAAACGGACCAGGCGGTGGAGGAGGCAGAACTTGCGCGCGACCTCGGCTATCATGCGGTGCTTTTGAGCCTCGCAGCACTGAAAGAGGCCAGCGAAGATGAACTCATCGCCCATTGCGAAGCGGTAGCTCGGGTGATGCCGCTGGTCGGGTTTTATCTCCAACCCGCCGTCGGCGGCCAAACGCTGCGTTATGAGTTCTGGCGGCGGTTTGCCGAGATCGAAAATGTTGTCGCGATCAAGATTGCGCCGTTCAACCGCTACAAGACGCTCGATGTGGTTCGGGCAGTGGTGGATGCGCGCGCCGAGGAGCGGATCACGCTTTACACCGGCAATGATGATCACATCGTCGCTGATCTGCTGACCGAGTTCGCCATCCCTCGCGACGGGCAGGCGGTGAAAGTGCGCATCAAGGGCGGGCTGCTTGGCCACTGGGCGGTGTGGACCAAACGCGCCGTGGAACTGCTAGACGAAATCCACACCAATCAAGCGGGTCGCAGTACCAGCGAATGGCTTGGCCTCGATGCCCGTGTGACGGACTCCAACGGTGTGCTCTTCGACGTGCGCAACGATTTTGCCGGTTGCATCGCGGCCATCCACGAAGTGCTGCGTCGCCAAGGCCTGCTGCCTGGAATCTGGTGTCTCAACCCGGACGAAACGCTCGGGCCGGGTCAGATGGACGAGATCGAGCGCATTTACCGGGACTACCCGGAGCTCAATGATGATGCATTCGTGACTGAAAATCTGGAGAAGTGGCTAACGCCTTGA